A region from the Arvicola amphibius chromosome 12, mArvAmp1.2, whole genome shotgun sequence genome encodes:
- the LOC119802511 gene encoding olfactory receptor 14A2-like gives MPNVTAITGFTLKGFSDIKELQTACGVFFLVMYMAILISNLIIITLITLDLQLQTPMYFFLKNLSLLDVFFVSVPIPNFFVSSLTHNSSISIIGCSLQVFLMTSFSSGEVFVLTAMSYDRYVAICSPLHYDAIMSSGTCVLMVGVSWTIGALFGAIYTAGTFSMSFCGSNVIPQFFCDVPSLLRISCTKMLLVIYTSLGIGVCLGISCFICVIISYFYILSTVLKIPTTKGQSKAFATCIPHLTVFTVFIATACFVFLKAPSDVPSITDRLFSMFYTVLPPAINPLIYSLRNNDVTCALRRLQQNLCSRIPLHLTFQSVCQWYSTSQVMRKFCNI, from the coding sequence ATGCCTAATGTCACTGCAATAACTGGATTCACCCTTAAGGGGTTCTCTGACATCAAGGAGCTACAGACTGCATGTGGAGTGTTCTTCCTAGTGATGTACATGGCGATTCTAATAAGCAACCTGATCATCATCACCCTTATCACCCTTGATCTGCAGCTTCAaacacccatgtacttcttcctgaaGAATCTGTCCCTGTTGGATGTCTTCTTTGTGTCAGTTCCAATCCCAAATTTCTTTGTCAGTAGCTTAACTCACAACAGTTCCATTTCCATTATTGGTTGTTCCCTCCAAGTATTTTTAATGACTTCTTTCTCATCAGGGGAGGTGTTTGTCCTGACTGCCAtgtcctatgaccgctatgttgcCATTTGCAGTCCCCTGCACTATGATGCCATCATGAGTAGTGGTACTTGTGTGCTTATGGTTGGTGTTTCCTGGACTATTGGAGCACTTTTTGGAGCCATATATACAGCTGGCACATTTtccatgtctttctgtggttCCAATGTGATCCCACagtttttctgtgatgttccctcaTTGCTAAGAATTTCATGCACCAAAATGCTTTTGGTCATTTATACAAGCCTTGGAATTGGTGTGTGTCTTGGCATTTCATGCTTTATATGTGTGATAATCTCTTACTTTTACATATTATCCACTGTACTTAAGATTCCTACTACTAAAGGGCAGTCCAAAGCATTTGCCACGTGCATCCCCCACCTCACTGTGTTcactgttttcattgctactgctTGCTTTGTCTTTCTGAAGGCTCCATCAGATGTACCGTCAATAACAGATAGGCTTTTTTCTATGTTCTACACTGTGTTACCACCAGCAATAAATCCTTtgatctacagcctgaggaacaatGATGTCACGTGTGCTCTGAGGAGGTTACAGCAAAATCTCTGCTCAAGGATTCCACTTCACTTAACATTTCAAAGTGTCTGTCAATGGTATAGTACCTCACAAGTTATGAGGAAGTTTTGTAATATTTGA
- the LOC119803007 gene encoding olfactory receptor 14A2-like, producing MPNITAITGFILMGLSDIEELQTLCGVTFLLIYLVTLVSNLLIITLITLDQKLQSPMYFFLKNLSLLDVFLVSVPIPNFFVNSITHSNSISTPGCACQVFFMATFGAGEVFVLTAMSYDRYVAVCSPLHYKIIMSSVTCVLLMGVCWATALLVGAMYTAGIFSLPFCGSNVIPQIFCDIPSLLRISCSDSFVVIYTSLGIGLCLALACFFCVVISYFYIFSTVLKIPTAKGQSKAFATCIPHLTVFTVFIATASIVYLKPPSYTTSVTGRLFSVLYTVLPPALNPVIYTLRNSDVHSALKRLLQNFHSRSSFI from the coding sequence ATGCCCAATATCACTGCAATAACTGGATTCATCCTTATGGGGCTCTCTGATATTGAGGAACTACAGACTCTATGTGGAGTGACATTTCTGTTAATATACCTGGTGACACTAGTGAGTAACTTACTCATCATCACTCTCATTACCCTGGATCAGAAACTCCAGTcgcccatgtacttcttcctgaaGAATTTGTCCCTCTTAGATGTCTTTCTAGTGTCTGTCCCAATCCCAAATTTCTTTGTCAATAGCATAACTCACAGCAATTCCATTTCTACTCCTGGATGTGCATGTCAGGTGTTTTTTATGGCCACTTTTGGAGCAGGAGAAGTATTTGTCCTGACTGCCATGTCCTATGACCGCTACGTGGCAGTTTGCAGTCCTTTGCATTATAAGATCATTATGAGTAGTGTCACCTGTGTGCTGCTGATGGGTGTATGTTGGGCCACTGCATTACTTGTTGGAGCTATGTACACAGCTGGCATATTTTCCTTGCCTTTCTGTGGTTCTAATGTAATTCCACAGATATTCTGTGATATTCCCTCATTGTTAAGGATTTCCTGCTCTGATTCATTTGTAGTCATTTATACAAGTCTTGGGATTGGTCTGTGTCTAGCCCTcgcttgtttcttctgtgtggtGATCtcttacttttacattttctccaCTGTACTGAAGATTCCTACTGCTAAAGGGCAGTCCAAAGCATTTGCCACGTGCATCCCCCACCTCACTGTGTTcactgttttcattgctactgctAGCATTGTCTATCTGAAGCCACCCTCGTATACAACATCAGTTACAGGCAGGTTGTTTTCTGTACTGTACACTGTACTACCTCCAGCGCTGAATCCTGTGATCTACACCCTGAGAAACAGTGATGTTCATAGTGCTCTGAAAAGGTTATTACAAAATTTCCACTCAAGATCCTCCTTCATTTAA